One [Clostridium] saccharolyticum WM1 DNA segment encodes these proteins:
- a CDS encoding CTP synthase, whose amino-acid sequence MSVKYVFVTGGVVSGLGKGITAASLGRLLKARGYKVTMQKFDPYINIDPGTMNPVQHGEVFVTEDGAETDLDLGHYERFIDENLTQNSNVTTGKVYWTVLTRERRGDFGGGTVQVIPHITDEIKSRFHCSNSNSSETEIAIIEVGGTVGDIESQPFLEAIRQFQHEAGHENVILIHVTLVPYLKVSGELKTKPTQSSVKDLQGMGIQPDIIVCRSELPLDDGIRSKIAQFCNVPKTHVLQNLDVEVLYELPLAMEEEHLAEVACESLNLPCPKPDLKEWISMIEDWKHPEKEVTVALAGKYIQLHDAYISVVEALKHGGVFHRAKVHIKWVDSELVTDENAASFFQDVSGILVPGGFGSRGIEGKISSIRYARENNIPFLGLCLGMQMAIVEFSRHVAGFADAHTSELDADTTHPVIHLMPDQNGIEDIGGTLRLGSYPCVLDKSSKAYQVYGEELIHERHRHRYEVNNDFREALANAGMKLSGISPDGRIVEMVEIPSHPWFLATQAHPEFKSRPNRPHPLFREFIRAAIENKESAGR is encoded by the coding sequence ATGTCAGTGAAATACGTATTTGTCACCGGGGGCGTTGTGTCCGGGCTCGGCAAAGGGATTACCGCAGCATCCCTTGGACGGCTGCTGAAGGCCAGAGGCTATAAGGTCACGATGCAGAAATTCGATCCTTACATCAATATTGATCCGGGCACCATGAATCCGGTGCAGCACGGAGAGGTCTTCGTCACCGAGGACGGCGCTGAAACCGATCTTGACCTTGGCCACTATGAACGGTTTATTGATGAAAACCTGACCCAGAATTCCAATGTTACCACCGGTAAGGTCTACTGGACCGTACTGACCCGTGAACGGCGCGGGGACTTCGGAGGAGGCACCGTACAGGTCATTCCTCACATTACCGACGAAATCAAAAGCCGCTTTCACTGCAGCAACAGCAATTCCTCTGAAACAGAGATCGCCATCATAGAAGTAGGCGGAACGGTAGGCGATATTGAAAGCCAGCCATTCTTAGAAGCGATCCGACAATTCCAACACGAAGCAGGCCACGAGAATGTCATTCTTATCCACGTGACCCTGGTTCCATATCTAAAGGTTTCCGGAGAACTGAAAACCAAACCCACCCAATCCAGCGTAAAAGACTTACAAGGAATGGGAATCCAGCCCGACATCATCGTATGCCGTTCCGAACTGCCCCTTGATGACGGGATCCGAAGCAAAATCGCTCAATTCTGTAACGTACCCAAGACCCACGTACTTCAAAACCTGGATGTGGAAGTATTGTATGAACTTCCACTTGCCATGGAGGAAGAACATTTAGCGGAAGTAGCATGTGAAAGCTTAAACCTTCCGTGTCCGAAACCAGATCTTAAGGAGTGGATCTCAATGATCGAAGACTGGAAACATCCGGAAAAAGAAGTAACAGTTGCTTTGGCAGGCAAATACATCCAGCTTCACGATGCTTATATTTCCGTAGTGGAAGCATTGAAACACGGCGGTGTCTTCCACAGGGCAAAGGTTCATATTAAATGGGTAGATTCAGAGCTTGTTACTGACGAGAATGCTGCCAGCTTCTTCCAGGATGTAAGCGGGATCCTGGTTCCCGGCGGTTTTGGCAGCCGCGGCATTGAAGGAAAAATTTCATCCATCCGTTATGCACGGGAAAACAACATCCCATTCCTTGGTCTCTGTCTAGGCATGCAGATGGCCATCGTGGAGTTTTCCCGCCACGTGGCAGGTTTTGCAGATGCCCATACCTCAGAGCTTGATGCAGATACCACCCATCCGGTCATCCATTTAATGCCGGACCAGAACGGCATCGAGGACATTGGAGGAACCCTGCGCCTTGGTTCCTATCCTTGTGTACTGGACAAGTCTTCCAAGGCTTACCAGGTATATGGGGAAGAACTGATCCACGAACGTCACAGACACCGCTATGAGGTAAACAACGATTTCCGTGAAGCCCTGGCAAATGCAGGGATGAAGCTGTCCGGCATATCTCCTGACGGACGGATTGTGGAAATGGTAGAAATTCCCTCTCACCCCTGGTTTCTGGCCACCCAGGCTCATCCGGAATTTAAGTCAAGGCCCAACAGGCCCCATCCCCTATTCCGGGAATTCATCCGCGCGGCCATTGAAAACAAGGAATCCGCAGGCAGATGA